The Kosmotoga arenicorallina S304 nucleotide sequence CAAGGGCCTTTTTCCTATCATCATCATTTCTAACGGTTTTCTTTATCATTGAAGTCAAAGAATCCATATCAAGCTTTCTGTTTTTTGACACGTTTGAGCACCCCCTGTGAGAGCCTTTTCAAATCCCTCACAGCCAGAGAATTGGGAAAAGCCAGCTGTATGGGTTCACTTATTATCTCTGATTTTTGGACATCAACAGTCCTCCTGATAGGAGGGGTTATATAGGCATCACCATATAGGTCTATAACAGATTTTTCAAGTGCCCTTGATGGTTGTTCATGCTTACGGAAATTGTTGATTACTATACCAAGAAATTCGAGATTTTTGTTGATCCTTTTTTTCACCATGGTAGCTACCTTAAACATTCTATCAAGCCCTTTTAAGGCGTATTTACCGGGACTTACTGGCACAAGAAAATAATCGCTTGTGACAAGAGCGATATTTGTCAAAATACCAAGATTTGGAGGCGTATCAATAAATATGAAGTCATAGCTGGTACGAAGCCCTGTTTCATTTAAGTAATCCTTTAACGAAAAAAGGCTTTGAATGCCATTCCCCATTGATTCTACCCGATATAGCTCATCGTTTGACGGGAGGATATCAAAAGTTGCAAATCCCTTGGTGACAGACCTCTTTATGAGCCCCGGGTCAAAGCTTTCACCCTCAGATATTATGTTTGCAAGATTTACTTCTCCTTCTTCATAGGGATCCTGATCCATGGCAATAGTTAGATTTCCTGATGGATCGAGATCCACAAGCAATACACTGTATCCTCCTAAAGCATATTCATAGGCAAGGCTGTAAGTCAGGGTGGTTTTTCCTACTCCACCTTTGTGGTTTGTAATTGCCACTACGGACAAAGAAATCACCTCTTATCATATCAATCTTTTCGCAATATCAGCAATTTCTTTTTTAGTCATAGGCTCTCCACTTATGATAAGATCCAGAGCATAACCAAAGAGCATTTGAGAGAGCCTTTTAATAACCCGATCTGCCCTTGATTTTGACATATGCTTGATCAATTCTTCTTTTATATTGTCTTCAATCTGAAATTTAAAAGAACGTAATATCTCTCTTATTCTCCTGTTTTTCTTTCCATAAAGCCATAAATAAATCAGGGTTATCAACACATCTTCATGCTCTTCAAACAGTTCATTAACGACTTCAAACATAGCTTCGACAAAGTCTTTAGGTTCAAGGTTCTCTTCAAAAAGGCGGTTAATTTTGGGAAGTAAGTAATTGTTCATAGCATATCTTGACAGGTCGATAAGCATTCCCTCTTTAGACCTATGGTGATAATGTATGGCAGCAAGATTTACATCCGCTTCCCCCGCCACTTTCCTGGTGCTCAATCCTTCAATTGTCTCCTGAGAGATAACCTTGATGGCAGCCTCCATGATCTTTGTCCTCGTAACTTCACCACGCATTGTCATCACTCCTTTCAATCATTCGATCTGTTCAATTATAGCATATCACTCTTCTAAAAATAAAGCCGGGCTGAATGCCCGGCATATTTATGGGAATTCTTATATAGTGATATGGGTCCCAAAAGTTCCTTCAAGTGCTTCCTTAACACCTTCAAGTGAAGTGATTATAGCCTGATGGCCGGTACTTTCGACAAAATCGACAGCGGCTTCGACTTTTGGATACATACTGCCTTTAGCAAAATGCCCTTCTTCCATCAGTCGTTTGGCATCTGATACCTTCAGCTTTTTCAGGGCTTTTTGGTCTTTTTTTCCAAAGTTCAAATAAGCATGGTCAACTGCTGTAAGTATCACAAAAGTATCAGCGCCTATTAATCTCGCAAGCAAAGAAGAAGCCCTGTCTTTATCGATCACAGCTTCTACACCTTCAAGCTTTCCAGCATTGTCCATTACAACAGGGATTCCGCCCCCACCTGCCGCAATAAGCACATTATCCGCTTCCAGAAGAGCTTTGATTGATTCGATTTCCACAATATCCAGAGGCTTTGGTGAAGGCACGACTCTTCTCCAACCCCTTCCGGCATCTTCTTTCATGACCCAGCCTTTGTTTTTCTGGAGATCTCTTGCGGTTTTTTCATCATAAAAAGGGCCAACGGGTTTTGTTGGATTTTCAAAGCCTGGATCGTTTTTGTCAACAACTACCTGTGTGAGCACACAGCTCACGGGTATTTTCAAGCCCCTTCTTTTTAGTTCGTTGGATAATGTCTGGCTGATGAGATAACCAATTGACCCCTGCGTCATAGCATCATTGACATCTATTGGAAAAGGAGGTAATGTGTCCTTCGCTAACTCCTGTTGTACCAGCAGATTACCAACCTGAGGACCATTACCATGGGTAATCACAAGATCAAAACCATCTTCAATGAGATCTGCAAGGTGTTCGACGGTGCCGAGAAGATTGGCTTTCATCACTTCAGCGGTTGGTTTTTCGCCGGGTTTATTCAAAGCATTTCCGCCAATTGCCACCACTATTTTTTTCATTATAGACCTCCTAACGCCTTATGTTTTCTATAAAAGGGTTGCGATCATAACTGCTTTTATTGTGTGTTTTCTATTTTCTGCCTCTTCGAAAACCCTCGACATGGGTCCTTCGATAACCTCACGGGTAACTTCATTTCCCTTTACGGCCGGAAGGCAGTGTAAGAAAATGGTATCAGGTCTCCCGGTTGCATCCATGAGTGTCTGGTTTACCTGATAGGGTTTCAAAAGTGCTATTCTTTCTTTGAGCTTTTCTTCTTCGCCCATAGATGCCCATACATCAGTATATATAGCATCAGCTTCTTTAACGGCCTCTTCAGGATTATCACTGACGGTGATTTTTGCACCTGTTGCTTTCGCAAGTTCTCTGCACTTTGAAATCAGGTCTTCCGATGGCCATAATTCCCTGGGGCCACAGGCAACGTAATGCAAACCCATTTTTGCCGAACCAATCATAAGTGAGTTTGCAACATTGTTCCTGGAATCCCCCATGTAAACAAGCTTTCTTCCCCTTAGTGTTCCAAAGTGCTCTTCAATTGTCATGAAATCAGCGAGGATTTGTGTGGGATGGTATAGGTCTGTTAAACCGTTATATACAGGAATCCCTGACCAATTCGCGAGCGTTTCCGCGGTTTCTTGCTTAAACCCTCTGAATGCAATAGCATCAAACATTCTACCAAGAACTCTCGCGGTATCTTCAAGATCTTCTTTGACTCCAAGATGAATGTCGTCTTTCGAGAGGAACACGGGATGTCCTCCTTCTTCACCGAAAGCTGTTTCAAAAGCTGTTCTTGTTCTTGTAGACCTTTTTTCGAAAATTATTGCGAGAGTTTTTCCTGAAAACCTGTGAGTAACGACGCCTGTTCTCTTCTCAGCTTTAACCTGTTTTGCAATATCGATCAGAAATCTTATTTCGTCCGTGGTAAAATCTAAAAGTGTGAGAAAGCTTTTACCCTTGAGATTTACAGCCATAACTGTGCCTCCTTTGGTTTGGGATATTTACTTCAATAATACCCGAGAGTTTGAAATCTTTCAAACGCCATATACGCCAAAGAAAGTAACATAGAGGCTTGAATTGCTCTTTGAGAGGGATTATCTGGTTCTTGTAATGGATTTGTCAGCTTTAATTTCAAGACGCCGGTTCAACTTACGTTAAACTATACAAAAGAGTCAGGGTGTGAAAAATGGAAATACCACAGAAAAGATTTCCGGAGGTGTATTATGTTTCGAGAATTCGTCGAAAATAGCATAATTGAATCATTAAAGAGATTAGGAATTGAAAACATCCCTTCTTTTAAAATAGAAATTCCCGACGAAAAATTCGGTGACTACGCAACAAATATTGCTTTTATGCTTACCAAAGAAATAAAGAGACCCCCCCGTGAAATTGCCAGTGAACTTTCTCTTGAACTGGAAAAGGAGTCTTATATAAGGAGTGCAACAGTTGCTGGGCCGGGCTTTGTGAACATTTCACTGACAGAAGACGCCTATTTACAGGCTTTGAAAGATTTGCTGGAGATGCGATATTTCTGGAAAACAAGCCCTAAAACAAGTGTGCAGTTTGAGTTTGGAAGTGCAAACCCCACCGGTCCCTTTACAATCGGCCATGGAAGGCAGCTGGTTTTCGGAGATGTCCTATGCAGGATTTTCTCTGCAAGAGGGTATAGGGTACAAAGAGAAATGTACATAAACGATGCGGGACGCCAGATACGCCTGCTCGGGCATTCGCTCTGGGTCAGATACAACCAGCTTTTCGGAAAAGAGATTTCTCTTCCTGAAGATGGCTATCAGGGTGAATATCTTGTGGATATGGCGAAGGAAGTTCAAAAGGAGTACGGCGATAAATTCCTGGGTCTTTGGGATGCAAATGTTCAAGAGTTTTTTTCAAATTTCGCTCTGAACAAGATGCTTCAAAGCATGAAAGAAACTCTTGATAAGCTGGGCGTTAATTTTGATAATTACTTCAGTGAAAAAAGCCTTGTGGATGATGGAACGGTTGATACAATTCTTGATAATTTCAGGGAAAAAGGTTTGCTTTACGAAAAAGATGGTGCTTTATGGTTCAGGGTTTCAAATTTTGTCGATGATAACGATAAAGTAGTGCTTCGTTCCGATGGCACGCATACTTACTTTCTCACAGATATCGCTTATCACTTTAACAAGCATAAGAGAGGTTACGATCGTGTATACGATATTTGGGGCTCCGATCATATGGGGCATATTCCCAGAATGAAAGCAGCGTTAATGGCATTAGGAATTTCTGAAGATTTTCTTGAAGTCATTATACATCAGTATGTGAATATCAAGAAAGGCGATGAGATTGTCAAGATGTCCACCAGGAAAGGGACGTTTTCTACCCTTGATGAACTTGTGGAAGCCGCCGGTGTTGATGCCACAAGATATTTCTTTGCCATGTTTGATCCGGACACGCACATGCTTTTTGATCTCGATTTAGCGAAGAAAAAAAGCAATGAAAACCCGGTATTTTACGTTCAATACGCTCATGCAAGAATAAGCAGCATTTTCAGAACGGCAAAGGAAAGAAATTTCGATGCAGGTGAATTGCCCGGTGAATATCATTTTGAGCCAGAGGAAAAAAAGCTTATAAAAACCGTTCTGGAATTTCCTTTTGTTCTGGATTCAATAACAGAAGACTATAAAGTCAATAGATTGACCAATTACCTTGAAAGCTTAGCATCTACATTTCATGTTTTTTACAATAAACACCTGGTGGTTGATTCTCAAAACCCTCACAGGTCAACACTTAGGCTTAAACTCTGCGAAATCACAAAGAATGCTATTGCCGACGGGCTTCAACTTCTCGGTGTAAGTGCACCAGAATCAATGTGATGTCATTATGTCAAGGATTTTCACCATCGAAAAGCTTGTTGCTGGGGGATTTTCTTTAGCAAGAACTCGGGAAGGAAAGATCGCATTCATCACCGGCGGATATTCCGGTGAAGTTGTTGAAGCCGTGCAAGTCACACGCAAAAAAGACTTCGAGCTCTGGAAGCCTCTCAAGATACTGAAAAAAAGCCCATATAGAAGGAAAAAGCTCTGTGGAACTTTCCCCCAGTGCGGCGGCTGTGATTGGCAGGATTTAGAGTATAGCCAGCAGCTGGAATGGAAAGCGAGAATAATTCAGGAGCAATTCAAGCGAATCGCAAAAATCGATATCCCCCTTCCCGAACTTGTCCCTTCAAAGGAGACACATTACAGAAACAAGATGGAATACGTGGCCTTTAACTCAAAAAATGGCATCAAGTTGGGATTCAAGGAAAAAGCTTCATCCAAAGCAACAGAACCCGAAAACTGTGTTATCGGCGATAGATCCTTTGAAAGCCTGAGGATAAAAATCCAGCACCTGCTAAATGACTTCAAGATCAAGGCATACGATCCCCTAAAAGGCACAGGAAGTTTGAAGCACCTTGTACTCAGGAGAAGTTCTGCTGGAGAAATCATGGCGATTCTCGTGGGGAAAAAAGCCGATTTCCCACAACTAAATTCCCTTGCGGTTCTTTTCAAAGAAAATCTCCCTCTGATTGATTCTCTTGTTTATGTACACAACAGCATTGACAGCGTGAATTTAAGGGGTCCATATAAGGTGCTATACGGCGAAGGCATCTTGACTGAAGAAATCGATGGGGTTTTGTATCAGGTGCCGCCTACATCATTTTTTCAGGTAAATGGCTTTATTACTCGTGAGATATTACATTACATAGCATCCATATTAAACTCCGAAAATTCCGGAAGCCTTCTTGACCTTTTTGCCGGTGTAGGATTTTTCAGCTTGTATTTCGGGAATACCTTTGAAAGCGTTACCGCAGTTGAAAGCTCAGGTGTATCCATTAAAGCTTTAGAATCTAACGCAAGGATAAACCGGATAAACAATATAGAAATTGTAAAAGAGGATGCAATGAATTACGTTCGAAACACCAGAGACAATCAACAATATGAGGTTGTCATCCTTGATCCACCGCGAACCGGAATGGGAAAGGCAGTAACTTTTTTAAGAAGATTTAAGCCAAAGCTGATAACATACGTGTCATGCAATCCATCAACACTTGCGCGAGATGCGGGTTATTTAAAGGAAACAGGTTTTGACATTATCAGTATAAAGGCTTTCGATATGTTTCCGCAAACTCATCATGTTGAAACGGTAGTATTGATGTCAAGGATGGATAAATAGCGGGGCTGAAAAGGCGATAGAATAAGGGTTTACAGACATTAGGCTTTTTGCAGACTACTCTGCCGGAAGTGACAATATTTGGGGACCCTTATTTTGCTGTTTAAGGGAATATGTCTATAACCCTGAAAATTTGTAGTTGAGTTAACGAGTTAGATAACAGCTATTTTTTGAGTTTGTAGTGTGTCTCAAAAATCAGCTGCAACCAATAATATCAGCCGCCTTTCTGAGAGGTCGGCTGTTCAAGATATTGAACATAACACTAAGGTTGTATGCCAAAATGAATAAGCCTTATATTATCAACCGAGTCGCGAATTTCGAGAATGAAGCCAAGTCCAACATTCTGTAAAATCTTGATCATACCAACCTACTAAATAATCTTTACAATATCGCTTTTTGTAAGTTCTTGTGGCGATATTTATTTGAAAAGTCCATTTTTTCGTGACACTTATAATGCATATAATGATAATCGCCTTTATCTTTATGATATGTTATTAGTTCTTCAAATCTTTTGTTTCGTATGTAAAAAGCGATATAATGTTTTTGGTGTATTTCAATACCATCACACTTTCCTTTCGTGAATTATACAGTCTTCGCGAAACCTTCTTACAGTGTGAAGCTTCATTTTTATCGGAAGATGATAATAGCCAGTAATGAATGATGATATAGGAAGAGATTACCGTTAAATGGATAATAGGGGGGAGAAAAAATGAAGCGAGCAGTGCTGATAGCAATAGGGGTGTTAATGCTCATATCTTGTATTACGGCTGAAGAACCAGCGACACCTGCGATAGAAACGCTTCTTGATTCTAGCGAAAAGTCAGCATATATTGCACCAAATCTATGGAAGTATCAAACCGATGAAGCAATTAAGATTTTAAAAGAAGAGAAATTTAATACGTTATATCTGAATGTAGGAGCTCTTGAGAGTGAAGATGGAGAAACCCTAAGCCTTAGTGTGAGAAATGATGAAGAATCAATTAGTAAGATCCAAAAAATTATCGATAATGGATTTACTATTCATTTATGGCTAAATCTTTCCGATTATAGCAAAACAACAGCCGAGGCAATAAAGCACAATATTGAAGAAAAAATAGAGAATGCTATGAATGATTATATTCAATCACTTAAGGACAATGGATTAAAAAACAAGGTATATATTCACCTGAATTTTGAGGAAAACGAATATGCACAAAAGGCAATGATAGAAGCATTAAAATATTTGAAGAAAAATGGATTTAAAGTTTCAGTTTCAGTAGTGAGTAGTTGGCCAAAAAAAATCTTGAAAGAACTAAACGCAGCAGATACTATTACAGTGCAGTTTTATAACAGTAAAGCATTATCTTCAGAAGCTTATGCAAAATTCATAGAAGATGGGTTGAAAAAACTAGGACTTTACATTGACAAAAATAAATTAGTATTGGTTTTCCCATATTATCCTGAAACTGCATATCATCATACATCCGTGGAAAATTTAGAAATAGTAGCAAATATATTAATGAGTGAGATATCAGAGATGCGTTTATACAAAGGCTTATGCGTTTATGCATTTAGTGAAGTTTTGTCAACAAAAGCTGGAGAAAAATACTTAAATTATATAGGCGGAAACAACGAGAAATATCCAGATTCATATGAAGAATACAGGAAATTAATAAGTGAATTTAACAGATTGTATGAAAGTGAAGTAAATAGAGCACCAACACTATCTATATCGGACCAGAGTGTGAATGAAGGTGAAACATTAACGCTCAATCTATTAGACTACGCAAGTGATCCAGATGGAGACACATTGAGCTTTACCCTCACTGGTGTAGGAGAAATAACAGATGCGATATACACCTTCAGTCCTGATTACGATACCTTGGGGACATATAATGTGGAGATAGAAGTAAGTGACGGTAATGGCGGTGTAGCGATAGATAGCTTTATCGTTACGGTGAATAATGTTGTTGCCATTCAATTTGCAAAAGCTCTCGGTGGCTCTGATGAAGATGTTGCATTTAGTATAATACAAACAAGAGATGGAGGCTATGTTGTTGCTGGATATACAAAATCGAATGATGGAGATGTAAGCGGAAATCATGGAGGTTTTGATTACTGGGTAGTGAAGTTAGACGGCACAGGAGCCACCCAGTGGCAAAGATGCCTTGGTGGCTCCAGTTATGATTATGCAATAAGTATAATACAAACAAACGATGGAGGCTATGTTGTTGCTGGATGGACAGCATCGAATGATGGAGATGTAAGCGGAAATCATGGATATTATGATTACTGGGTGGTGAAGTTAAACAACACGGGAGCCATCCAGTGGCAAAAATGCCTTGGTGGTTCTTATAATGATTGGGCAAAAAGTGTTTATCAAACAAACGATGGAGGCTATGTTGTTGCTGGAATTACATATTCTAGTGATGGAGATGTAAGCGGGAATCATGGATATAGTGATTACTGGGTAGTGAAGTTAGACAGCACTGGGAACATCCAGTGGCAAAAGTGCCTTGGTGGTTCTTATAATGATTGGGCAGAAAGTATAATTCAAACAAGCGATGGAGGCTATGTTGTTGCTGGATTTACAGAATCGAATGATGGAGATGTAACCGGGAATCATGGAGAACGTGATTACTGGGTAGTGAAGTTAGACGGCACAGGGGACATCCAGTGGCAAAGATGCCTTGGTGGCTCTGGTGATGATTATGCATGGAGTATAATACAAACAAGAGATGGAGGCTATGTTGTTGCTGGAATTACATATTCTAATGATGGAGATGTAAGCGGGAATCATGGATATTATGATTACTGGGTGGTGAAGTTAAACAACACGGGAGCCATCCAGTGGCAAAAATGCCTTGGTGGCTCCAGTTATGATTATGCAATAAGTATAATACAAACAAACGATGGAGGCTATGTTGTTGCTGGATGGACAGCATCGAATGATGGAGATGTAAGCGGAAATCATGGATATTATGATTACTGGGTGGTGAAGTTAAACAACACGGGAGCCATCCAGTGGCAAAAATGCCTTGGTGGTTCCAGTTATGATTTTGTATACAGCATAATTCAAACAAACGATGGAGGCTATGTTGTTGCTGGATATACAGATTCTAATGATGGAGATGTAAGTGGAAATCATGGAGGTTTGGATTACTGGGTAGTGAAGTTAGACAGCACAGGAGCCATCCAGTGGCAAAAATGCTTCGGTGGTTCTAATAATGATTATGCATATAGTATTTATCAAACAAGCGATGGAGGCTATGTTGTTGCTGGATATACAGATTCTAATGATGGAGAAGTAAGTGGAAATCATGGAGATGCTGATTACTGGGTAGTGAAGTTTAAATAAGGCAAGAAATTTTCAGATGAAAACATTTAAGTTAAAGCCACCTCAACGAGTATGAGGTGGCTTTGTTTAATAACCAGCTTTTGAAATTCATTTCGCTGCCCTGTGGCCCTTTTAAGATTTCTGATTATCGTAGAAGAAATGAAAACCGGGCAGAAATAAAGGCATTTTCTGCTTCGTTTGTTCTTAAAGAATAGCATGATTATTCCAGCAAAACATGGTGATATGTATCTCAAAAACAGGGATAGATTCCAATATTTTAAGTGCTTAATAATCTTTACAATATCGCTTTTTGCAAGCTCTTGTAGCACCATTTCTTTGGGAAGCCTATTTTTTTCGTGACACCCTATTAGCTATGACATAGATTAATAAAGGCTGGAAGTACTTAATCCTGTATTATTAGGGGATGCCAATAAAGATTTGGAGATAAGCCCTATATTGTCATACTTCAATTAGATCACCTTTCTTTAGCCTTAATTCTTAATTTTTCTTTATCAGAATCTAAATTTAGAACATGCATTTTCCTATGACAATTAGGGCATAGAGCTACAGTATTTTCAATTGTATCGCTTCCTCCTTCTGAAATCCAATCTATATGATGGCACTCTAAATAAGGTTTACCTTCCTTATTAGAGAAGGGTGCTCTTTGTCCACATAGTTGGCATTTGCCGTTAGCTCTACGTTTGGCATACTCAGCTACAAATGCATCTCTTACAAAAACATTGCTTATAACCTTACGACTGCTTGCTTTAACTCTTTCATTTTGCTCTGCTCGCTTTTTCAACTCAATTAGTGATAATTTTTCAGCTGTCTTTTCCCTTTCCTTAATGTACTTATTGAATGAATCTTCAGGGATAGCCTGAGAACCTGTTTTCAATTTCAAAGGAAACATCCATACTTTTCTCGGTACCCCATCTGCACCTTTTTGTATTTCTTGATAAGGTTTGTCAGCTAAAGATACAACGCCACGATATATGTATTCAGTCGGTACTAACACTTCAAACAAATGAACTTCTACACCATTTGTATCGGACTGAGCTAGAGTCTTATTTTGGCTAAAAAATATATCTTGATCTCCGTTTTTACCCATACCTGTATAATGCAGGATATCACCAAACCACTTATCTTCGTACAGGCCTTTTGTATGATCCGATATGATTACTAATGAATTAGTTGCTTTAGACCGGCGCATTCCACCCATGTTCCCACATTTAAACTCAGACATAATTTCCGAATTTGTCACTGGCTGTCCAATTTTAAATTTACAAAAACTCATATTATCCTTCCACCACCTTTTTAGCTAATGAAATATCAGCTGGCAAAAGCGCGTAATTTGCTAAATCATTTATTTTAACCCACTTGTGCTTATCTTAAACAGATTACCTGACCGCCATCAATCATAGCGTGGAGATTGTCGCATTATTCAGAAATCGATGGTGTTTATGAGCGAACAGAGCTCTTTATGCATCAGCCCATTTGAAAAAAGCATCTTTTCGGTTTCCCAAGGCGTTATTTCTTTACCGGACCAATCGGTTACTTTTCCCCCGGCCTCTTTGACTATTATGTAAGCAGCGGCAATGTCCCAGATATTAAGCCTGTATCCAATAAAGGCTTCGGAATATCCAGCCGCCACAAAGGCACTTTGCAAAGCGGCTGTTCCCAGTACTCTTGGCCTTCTAACATTTTCATGCAGCAAATTTAGCAATTCCATTGAGCTCAATGTTGAAGTCCCAATTGTAATAATGCTTTCTTTAAGATTGTTTCTTCTGGAAACCATTATCTTTGAATCATTCAAAAAAGCGCCATCGTTGTGAAAAGCGCTGAATAGCTCATCAGTTTTTGGTGAATAAATTAGCCCGAAAACAGGGTTTGAATTTTCATAATATGCTAGCGAAATACAGTACAATGGCAATCCATGAGCAAAATTA carries:
- a CDS encoding ParA family protein, with product MAITNHKGGVGKTTLTYSLAYEYALGGYSVLLVDLDPSGNLTIAMDQDPYEEGEVNLANIISEGESFDPGLIKRSVTKGFATFDILPSNDELYRVESMGNGIQSLFSLKDYLNETGLRTSYDFIFIDTPPNLGILTNIALVTSDYFLVPVSPGKYALKGLDRMFKVATMVKKRINKNLEFLGIVINNFRKHEQPSRALEKSVIDLYGDAYITPPIRRTVDVQKSEIISEPIQLAFPNSLAVRDLKRLSQGVLKRVKKQKA
- a CDS encoding TetR/AcrR family transcriptional regulator, whose protein sequence is MRGEVTRTKIMEAAIKVISQETIEGLSTRKVAGEADVNLAAIHYHHRSKEGMLIDLSRYAMNNYLLPKINRLFEENLEPKDFVEAMFEVVNELFEEHEDVLITLIYLWLYGKKNRRIREILRSFKFQIEDNIKEELIKHMSKSRADRVIKRLSQMLFGYALDLIISGEPMTKKEIADIAKRLI
- the arcC gene encoding carbamate kinase; protein product: MKKIVVAIGGNALNKPGEKPTAEVMKANLLGTVEHLADLIEDGFDLVITHGNGPQVGNLLVQQELAKDTLPPFPIDVNDAMTQGSIGYLISQTLSNELKRRGLKIPVSCVLTQVVVDKNDPGFENPTKPVGPFYDEKTARDLQKNKGWVMKEDAGRGWRRVVPSPKPLDIVEIESIKALLEADNVLIAAGGGGIPVVMDNAGKLEGVEAVIDKDRASSLLARLIGADTFVILTAVDHAYLNFGKKDQKALKKLKVSDAKRLMEEGHFAKGSMYPKVEAAVDFVESTGHQAIITSLEGVKEALEGTFGTHITI
- the argF gene encoding ornithine carbamoyltransferase, whose translation is MAVNLKGKSFLTLLDFTTDEIRFLIDIAKQVKAEKRTGVVTHRFSGKTLAIIFEKRSTRTRTAFETAFGEEGGHPVFLSKDDIHLGVKEDLEDTARVLGRMFDAIAFRGFKQETAETLANWSGIPVYNGLTDLYHPTQILADFMTIEEHFGTLRGRKLVYMGDSRNNVANSLMIGSAKMGLHYVACGPRELWPSEDLISKCRELAKATGAKITVSDNPEEAVKEADAIYTDVWASMGEEEKLKERIALLKPYQVNQTLMDATGRPDTIFLHCLPAVKGNEVTREVIEGPMSRVFEEAENRKHTIKAVMIATLL
- the argS gene encoding arginine--tRNA ligase, which translates into the protein MFREFVENSIIESLKRLGIENIPSFKIEIPDEKFGDYATNIAFMLTKEIKRPPREIASELSLELEKESYIRSATVAGPGFVNISLTEDAYLQALKDLLEMRYFWKTSPKTSVQFEFGSANPTGPFTIGHGRQLVFGDVLCRIFSARGYRVQREMYINDAGRQIRLLGHSLWVRYNQLFGKEISLPEDGYQGEYLVDMAKEVQKEYGDKFLGLWDANVQEFFSNFALNKMLQSMKETLDKLGVNFDNYFSEKSLVDDGTVDTILDNFREKGLLYEKDGALWFRVSNFVDDNDKVVLRSDGTHTYFLTDIAYHFNKHKRGYDRVYDIWGSDHMGHIPRMKAALMALGISEDFLEVIIHQYVNIKKGDEIVKMSTRKGTFSTLDELVEAAGVDATRYFFAMFDPDTHMLFDLDLAKKKSNENPVFYVQYAHARISSIFRTAKERNFDAGELPGEYHFEPEEKKLIKTVLEFPFVLDSITEDYKVNRLTNYLESLASTFHVFYNKHLVVDSQNPHRSTLRLKLCEITKNAIADGLQLLGVSAPESM
- the rlmD gene encoding 23S rRNA (uracil(1939)-C(5))-methyltransferase RlmD, yielding MSRIFTIEKLVAGGFSLARTREGKIAFITGGYSGEVVEAVQVTRKKDFELWKPLKILKKSPYRRKKLCGTFPQCGGCDWQDLEYSQQLEWKARIIQEQFKRIAKIDIPLPELVPSKETHYRNKMEYVAFNSKNGIKLGFKEKASSKATEPENCVIGDRSFESLRIKIQHLLNDFKIKAYDPLKGTGSLKHLVLRRSSAGEIMAILVGKKADFPQLNSLAVLFKENLPLIDSLVYVHNSIDSVNLRGPYKVLYGEGILTEEIDGVLYQVPPTSFFQVNGFITREILHYIASILNSENSGSLLDLFAGVGFFSLYFGNTFESVTAVESSGVSIKALESNARINRINNIEIVKEDAMNYVRNTRDNQQYEVVILDPPRTGMGKAVTFLRRFKPKLITYVSCNPSTLARDAGYLKETGFDIISIKAFDMFPQTHHVETVVLMSRMDK
- a CDS encoding Ig-like domain-containing protein; this translates as MKRAVLIAIGVLMLISCITAEEPATPAIETLLDSSEKSAYIAPNLWKYQTDEAIKILKEEKFNTLYLNVGALESEDGETLSLSVRNDEESISKIQKIIDNGFTIHLWLNLSDYSKTTAEAIKHNIEEKIENAMNDYIQSLKDNGLKNKVYIHLNFEENEYAQKAMIEALKYLKKNGFKVSVSVVSSWPKKILKELNAADTITVQFYNSKALSSEAYAKFIEDGLKKLGLYIDKNKLVLVFPYYPETAYHHTSVENLEIVANILMSEISEMRLYKGLCVYAFSEVLSTKAGEKYLNYIGGNNEKYPDSYEEYRKLISEFNRLYESEVNRAPTLSISDQSVNEGETLTLNLLDYASDPDGDTLSFTLTGVGEITDAIYTFSPDYDTLGTYNVEIEVSDGNGGVAIDSFIVTVNNVVAIQFAKALGGSDEDVAFSIIQTRDGGYVVAGYTKSNDGDVSGNHGGFDYWVVKLDGTGATQWQRCLGGSSYDYAISIIQTNDGGYVVAGWTASNDGDVSGNHGYYDYWVVKLNNTGAIQWQKCLGGSYNDWAKSVYQTNDGGYVVAGITYSSDGDVSGNHGYSDYWVVKLDSTGNIQWQKCLGGSYNDWAESIIQTSDGGYVVAGFTESNDGDVTGNHGERDYWVVKLDGTGDIQWQRCLGGSGDDYAWSIIQTRDGGYVVAGITYSNDGDVSGNHGYYDYWVVKLNNTGAIQWQKCLGGSSYDYAISIIQTNDGGYVVAGWTASNDGDVSGNHGYYDYWVVKLNNTGAIQWQKCLGGSSYDFVYSIIQTNDGGYVVAGYTDSNDGDVSGNHGGLDYWVVKLDSTGAIQWQKCFGGSNNDYAYSIYQTSDGGYVVAGYTDSNDGEVSGNHGDADYWVVKFK
- a CDS encoding HNH endonuclease, whose translation is MSFCKFKIGQPVTNSEIMSEFKCGNMGGMRRSKATNSLVIISDHTKGLYEDKWFGDILHYTGMGKNGDQDIFFSQNKTLAQSDTNGVEVHLFEVLVPTEYIYRGVVSLADKPYQEIQKGADGVPRKVWMFPLKLKTGSQAIPEDSFNKYIKEREKTAEKLSLIELKKRAEQNERVKASSRKVISNVFVRDAFVAEYAKRRANGKCQLCGQRAPFSNKEGKPYLECHHIDWISEGGSDTIENTVALCPNCHRKMHVLNLDSDKEKLRIKAKER
- a CDS encoding inositol monophosphatase family protein, translating into MPRKRFDFAMQLVKNIGSELKRLEKAERIISYKTNELDLVTQFDLEIQEEFVRAIIEKYPSDTILAEEKGLSKVKPSSATWIIDPIDGTANFAHGLPLYCISLAYYENSNPVFGLIYSPKTDELFSAFHNDGAFLNDSKIMVSRRNNLKESIITIGTSTLSSMELLNLLHENVRRPRVLGTAALQSAFVAAGYSEAFIGYRLNIWDIAAAYIIVKEAGGKVTDWSGKEITPWETEKMLFSNGLMHKELCSLINTIDF